From Streptomyces fungicidicus, one genomic window encodes:
- a CDS encoding GNAT family N-acetyltransferase, which translates to MLTQTTSRVLEPSDLDAALAILDREPVSNAFVKARVQIAGLDPWRLGGEMWGWYEGGVLTSLCYAGANLVPICATPRAVRAFADRARRAGRRCSSVVGPAEPTAALWRLLEPQWGPAREVRTHQPLMVTDRVSDVIAPDPRVRRVRKDELQTIMPACVAMFTEEVGVSPLAGDGGLLYQARVAELVGAGRSFARFDADGKVVFKAEIGAATDRACQIQGVWVAPEHRGRGIAAPGMAAVLRYALTDIAPVASLYVNDFNTPARRTYKRVGFQEVGAFMSVLF; encoded by the coding sequence TTGTTGACGCAGACCACTTCCCGGGTCCTCGAACCGAGCGACCTGGACGCCGCCCTCGCGATACTCGACCGCGAGCCGGTCTCGAACGCCTTCGTGAAGGCCCGCGTCCAGATCGCGGGCCTCGACCCGTGGCGGCTCGGCGGCGAGATGTGGGGCTGGTACGAGGGGGGCGTCCTGACGTCCCTCTGCTACGCCGGCGCCAACCTGGTGCCCATCTGCGCCACCCCACGGGCCGTCCGCGCCTTCGCCGACCGCGCCCGCCGGGCGGGCCGCCGCTGCTCCTCCGTCGTCGGCCCGGCCGAGCCCACCGCCGCGCTCTGGCGGCTGCTCGAACCCCAGTGGGGCCCGGCCCGCGAGGTCCGCACCCACCAGCCCCTCATGGTCACCGACCGCGTGTCCGACGTCATAGCCCCGGACCCCCGCGTCCGCCGCGTCCGCAAGGACGAACTGCAGACGATCATGCCGGCGTGCGTGGCCATGTTCACCGAGGAGGTCGGCGTCTCCCCGCTGGCCGGCGACGGCGGCCTGCTCTACCAGGCCCGGGTCGCCGAGCTCGTCGGCGCCGGCCGCTCCTTCGCCCGCTTCGACGCCGACGGCAAGGTCGTCTTCAAGGCCGAGATCGGCGCCGCCACCGACCGGGCCTGCCAGATCCAGGGCGTCTGGGTGGCCCCCGAGCACCGGGGCAGGGGCATCGCCGCCCCCGGCATGGCCGCCGTCCTGCGCTACGCCCTGACGGACATCGCCCCCGTGGCCAGCCTCTACGTCAACGACTTCAACACGCCCGCCCGCAGGACGTACAAGAGGGTCGGCTTCCAGGAGGTCGGCGCCTTCATGAGCGTGCTGTTCTGA
- a CDS encoding GNAT family N-acetyltransferase: protein MLRFPGHGRHQPDDIVIGPLDLPGHVDEALAVQAVAFGLGPDEVAVRRQIVLRHMTFPGARAFGATVKGRLVGFVYGMPNDRAHWWSTVVEPYLRARGHDDWLDDSFVITELHVHPRYQKHGIGRALITTITDGADQPRSILSAIDVDSPARHLYRSLGYQDLARQVNFPSAAKPYAVMGAPLPLLRADSR from the coding sequence ATGCTGCGCTTTCCCGGTCACGGCCGCCACCAGCCCGACGACATCGTGATCGGCCCCCTCGACCTGCCCGGCCACGTCGACGAGGCGCTGGCGGTGCAGGCCGTGGCGTTCGGGCTCGGCCCCGACGAGGTGGCCGTACGCCGGCAGATCGTGCTGCGCCACATGACCTTCCCCGGCGCCCGGGCCTTCGGCGCCACCGTCAAGGGCCGCCTCGTCGGCTTCGTCTACGGCATGCCCAACGACCGCGCCCACTGGTGGTCCACCGTCGTCGAGCCCTATCTGCGCGCCCGGGGCCACGACGACTGGCTCGACGACTCCTTCGTCATCACCGAGCTGCACGTCCACCCCCGGTACCAGAAGCACGGCATCGGCCGCGCCCTGATCACCACCATCACCGACGGCGCCGACCAGCCCCGCTCGATCCTCTCCGCGATCGACGTCGACAGCCCCGCCCGCCACCTCTACCGCTCGCTCGGCTACCAGGACCTCGCCCGCCAGGTGAACTTCCCCAGCGCCGCCAAGCCCTACGCCGTCATGGGCGCCCCGCTGCCCCTGCTTCGCGCGGACAGCCGATAA
- a CDS encoding proline--tRNA ligase: MANAPVQRMSQLMAKTLRDDPADAEVLSHKLLVRAGYVRRTAAGIWTWLPLGKKVLANVERIVREEMDAIGAQEVLLPALLPREPYEATGRWDEYGPELFRLQDRKGGDYLLGPTHEEIFTLMVKDQASSYKDLPVILYQIQSKYRDEARPRAGILRGREFLMKDSYSFDLEDEGLAKSYALHRAAYQKVFERLGLDYRICAATAGAMGGSKSEEFLAPAEAGEDTFADCPNCDFAANTEAISYELKPVDATAVPAAEDIPTPDTPTIETLAASLGVPASATLKNLLVKVDGEIVAVGVPGDREVDMGKVEAHFAPATVEMVTEADFATRPDLVRGYVGPQGLDKVTYIADPRVAPGTAWITGANKAGTHTKNVVAGRDFEADAYVDVVVVQEGDPCPKCGTGLRLDRAIEIGHIFQLGRKYADALKLDVLGQNGKPVRVTMGSYGIGVSRAVAALAEQTADDKGLCWPAEVAPADVHVVAAGKALQTELALEVSEKLSAAGLRVLVDDRPGVSPGVKFTDSELIGVPQILVAGRRAAEGVVELKDRRTGEREELTIEEALTRLTP; the protein is encoded by the coding sequence ATGGCGAACGCACCGGTCCAGCGCATGTCCCAGTTGATGGCGAAGACGCTGCGCGACGACCCGGCGGACGCCGAGGTCCTCAGCCACAAGCTGCTGGTCCGCGCGGGCTATGTCCGCCGTACCGCCGCCGGCATCTGGACGTGGCTGCCCCTCGGCAAGAAGGTCCTGGCCAACGTCGAGCGCATCGTCCGCGAGGAGATGGACGCCATCGGCGCCCAGGAGGTCCTGCTCCCCGCCCTGCTGCCGCGTGAGCCCTACGAGGCGACCGGCCGCTGGGACGAGTACGGCCCCGAGCTGTTCCGCCTCCAGGACCGCAAGGGCGGCGACTACCTCCTCGGCCCCACCCACGAGGAGATCTTCACGCTGATGGTGAAGGACCAGGCGTCCTCCTACAAGGACCTGCCGGTGATCCTCTACCAGATCCAGAGCAAGTACCGGGACGAGGCCCGCCCCCGGGCCGGCATCCTGCGCGGCCGCGAGTTCCTGATGAAGGACTCCTACTCCTTCGACCTTGAGGACGAGGGGCTGGCGAAGTCGTACGCCCTGCACCGCGCGGCCTACCAGAAGGTCTTCGAGCGCCTCGGCCTGGACTACCGCATCTGCGCGGCCACCGCCGGCGCCATGGGCGGCTCCAAGTCCGAGGAGTTCCTCGCCCCCGCCGAGGCCGGCGAGGACACCTTCGCGGACTGCCCGAACTGCGACTTCGCCGCCAACACCGAGGCGATCTCCTACGAGCTGAAGCCGGTCGACGCCACCGCTGTCCCGGCCGCCGAGGACATCCCCACCCCCGACACCCCGACCATCGAGACCCTCGCCGCTTCGCTCGGCGTGCCGGCCTCGGCCACGCTGAAGAACCTGCTGGTCAAGGTCGACGGCGAGATCGTCGCGGTGGGCGTCCCCGGTGACCGTGAGGTCGACATGGGCAAGGTCGAGGCGCACTTCGCCCCGGCCACCGTGGAGATGGTCACCGAGGCGGACTTCGCCACCCGTCCCGACCTGGTGCGCGGCTACGTCGGCCCGCAGGGCCTGGACAAGGTGACGTACATCGCCGACCCGCGCGTGGCGCCGGGCACCGCCTGGATCACGGGCGCCAACAAGGCCGGCACGCACACGAAGAACGTGGTCGCCGGCCGGGACTTCGAGGCCGACGCGTACGTCGACGTGGTCGTGGTGCAGGAAGGCGACCCCTGCCCGAAGTGCGGCACGGGACTGCGCCTGGACCGCGCCATCGAGATCGGCCACATCTTCCAGCTGGGCCGCAAGTACGCCGACGCCCTCAAGCTCGACGTCCTCGGCCAGAACGGCAAGCCGGTCCGCGTCACCATGGGCTCCTACGGCATCGGCGTCTCCCGCGCGGTGGCGGCGCTCGCCGAGCAGACCGCCGACGACAAGGGGCTGTGCTGGCCCGCGGAGGTCGCCCCGGCCGACGTCCACGTGGTCGCCGCGGGCAAGGCGCTGCAGACGGAGCTCGCGCTCGAGGTCTCCGAGAAGCTGTCCGCCGCCGGTCTGCGGGTCCTGGTCGACGACCGTCCGGGAGTCTCCCCGGGTGTGAAGTTCACCGACTCGGAGCTGATCGGCGTCCCGCAGATCCTGGTCGCGGGCCGCCGCGCCGCGGAGGGCGTCGTCGAGCTCAAGGACCGCCGCACGGGCGAGCGCGAGGAGCTGACCATCGAAGAAGCCCTCACCCGCCTCACCCCCTGA
- a CDS encoding aminoglycoside phosphotransferase family protein, producing MVFAPPQRLVRALGETAPEGDDWLERLPEAAQEAVARRELTVERVQVPGGRSSLVVLVRTADGTPAVLKLAPRRARPESERAALAHWDGRGAVQLLEPPASSGTGAGAGTEGVLLLERLHPDVSVRSLPEAKALLEAAGTLRRLWVDPPDGHDFETVAERTGRQARAMRASADADPEVAPLVEAALAAREELVAAPPERRLLHGTFRQSKVLSGERMPWLAVGPDPVVGEQAFDLARLVRDRVEDLIAQPAGATTTRRRVKRLAESLEVDRERLAGWTLFRAVESGVRARRVGRERDAELLLEFAGWL from the coding sequence ATGGTTTTCGCACCGCCGCAGCGTCTGGTGAGGGCGCTCGGTGAGACGGCCCCCGAGGGTGACGACTGGCTGGAGAGGCTGCCGGAGGCGGCGCAGGAGGCCGTCGCACGGCGCGAGTTGACCGTGGAGCGGGTGCAGGTGCCGGGCGGGCGCAGCAGCCTGGTGGTGCTGGTGCGGACGGCCGACGGGACGCCCGCGGTGCTGAAGCTGGCGCCGCGCCGGGCGCGCCCGGAGAGCGAGCGGGCGGCGCTGGCCCACTGGGACGGGCGGGGAGCGGTCCAGTTGCTGGAGCCGCCGGCTTCCTCCGGGACTGGGGCCGGGGCCGGAACCGAGGGCGTGCTGCTGCTGGAACGGCTGCATCCGGATGTCTCGGTGCGGTCGTTGCCGGAGGCGAAGGCGTTGCTGGAGGCGGCGGGGACGCTGCGCCGGCTGTGGGTGGACCCGCCGGACGGGCACGACTTCGAGACGGTGGCCGAGCGGACGGGGCGGCAGGCGCGGGCGATGCGTGCGAGCGCGGACGCCGACCCGGAGGTGGCGCCGCTGGTGGAGGCGGCGCTGGCGGCCCGGGAGGAACTGGTGGCGGCGCCGCCCGAGCGGCGTCTGCTGCACGGCACGTTCCGGCAGAGCAAGGTGCTGAGCGGGGAGCGGATGCCGTGGCTGGCGGTGGGGCCGGACCCGGTGGTCGGGGAGCAGGCGTTCGATCTCGCGCGGCTGGTGCGAGATCGGGTGGAGGATCTGATCGCCCAGCCGGCGGGGGCCACGACTACGCGGCGGCGGGTGAAGCGGCTCGCGGAGTCGCTGGAGGTCGACCGGGAGCGGCTGGCCGGGTGGACGCTGTTCCGGGCGGTGGAGTCGGGGGTGCGGGCGCGGCGTGTGGGGCGGGAGCGGGACGCGGAACTCCTGCTGGAGTTCGCCGGCTGGCTCTGA
- a CDS encoding ferritin-like domain-containing protein: MTVSEAREAKDRELRALQAALAAEHAAVYGYGVVGGRIGKDRRPEARTAYDAHRARRDALVRAVKDVGGEPVAAAAGYALPFQVPDAAAAVRLAAELEDRVAGVYGDLVRAGTGERRREAADAMREAAVRSVRWSSRSVAFPGLAERGGPASGSPAPTT; the protein is encoded by the coding sequence ATGACGGTGAGTGAGGCGCGCGAGGCGAAGGACCGGGAACTGCGGGCCCTGCAGGCGGCGCTGGCCGCGGAGCACGCCGCGGTGTACGGCTACGGGGTCGTCGGCGGGCGGATCGGCAAGGACCGGCGCCCCGAGGCGCGTACGGCGTACGACGCGCACCGGGCGCGCAGGGACGCGCTGGTGCGCGCGGTGAAGGACGTGGGCGGCGAGCCGGTGGCGGCCGCCGCGGGGTACGCGCTGCCGTTCCAGGTGCCTGACGCTGCGGCGGCGGTCCGGCTGGCGGCGGAGCTGGAGGACCGGGTGGCCGGGGTGTACGGCGACCTGGTGCGTGCCGGCACGGGCGAACGGCGCCGGGAGGCGGCCGACGCGATGCGGGAGGCGGCGGTGCGGTCGGTGCGCTGGAGCAGCCGGAGCGTAGCCTTCCCTGGGCTCGCCGAGCGGGGCGGTCCGGCTTCGGGGAGCCCGGCGCCGACGACGTGA